The nucleotide sequence GAGGTGCACGTCGAGGGCCGCGAAGAGGTCCGTCGTCCCATGCCGCACGTAGTCGTGCGTGCGCCGCTCCAGCTGCGCGGAGCGCATCGGCATGACGGGCACGGTCGGTTCGCGCGCCTGGACCTGCGTCTTCTCGTCGACGCACAGCACGAGCGCCCGGTCCGGCGGCGCGAGATAGAGCCCGACCACGTCGCGCACCTTCTCGACGAACTGCGGATCGCGTGAGAGCTTGAACGTCTCGGTGCGGTGCGGCTGCAGGCCGAACGCCCGCCAGATGCGACTCACGGCGGTCTGACTCAAGCCGACGCGTCGGGCGAGCTGCCGCGTGCTCCAGTGCGTGCCGTTGGGCGGCGCCTGCTCGAGGGTGGCGGCGAGCGCCTGATCGACCCGGTCATCGGTGATCGTGCGCGGCGCGCCGGGCCGGGGCTCGTCGGTCAGCCCCGCGAGGCCGCGCGTCGCGTACCGCTGGCGCCACTTCGCGACCGTGTGGCGGTGGGTGCCGAGCCGCGCCGCGATCTCCCCGTTGCTCGCCCCGTCGTCTGCCGCCGCCGCGAGGACGATGCGGGCCCGCAACGCGAGTGCCTGGGCCGTCTTCGGGCGGCGCGCCCAGCTCTGCAGCGTCAGCCGGTCAGCCTCGCTGACCGTGATCGGCACGGCATACGGCGCGGGCATGGCTCTCTCCAGTATGGGAGCCCGCTCCGCGCCGCACTACCCGCGCCAGACTGGCCACCTTCTACCAACTCAGACCACTAGCACTACCCTGCCAGATCTTCCCCTCGAGTTCGGCCTCGCAGAGGTAGGCCGCTGTGCATCGGTATGCTCCCGGGGGTGCACGACCCTACCGGAGGGTGTCGCGCCCTTG is from Roseisolibacter agri and encodes:
- a CDS encoding IS630 family transposase, producing MPAPYAVPITVSEADRLTLQSWARRPKTAQALALRARIVLAAAADDGASNGEIAARLGTHRHTVAKWRQRYATRGLAGLTDEPRPGAPRTITDDRVDQALAATLEQAPPNGTHWSTRQLARRVGLSQTAVSRIWRAFGLQPHRTETFKLSRDPQFVEKVRDVVGLYLAPPDRALVLCVDEKTQVQAREPTVPVMPMRSAQLERRTHDYVRHGTTDLFAALDVHLVLDNAATHKTEIIRRWLRKRPRYHVHFTPTSASWLNLVECWFSILQRRELARGVYRSTYALERAIRQYVAVANTEARPFVWTKTADEILASVARFCLRTSDSGY